The following DNA comes from Erigeron canadensis isolate Cc75 chromosome 3, C_canadensis_v1, whole genome shotgun sequence.
TGCAGCCACTTCTTCCTGCATTTTACATATAAAAGATGGTTTTGTAAGGGGCAACAAAAATGTGCGTCACAAATCATCATACATGAAAAGCGATATCGCCTTTAGGTGCAGGGAAATGCTCAAAAAACACATAGTAAACTTACTTGGAAACTGCGCAACTGTTGGGCTTCGTCACTTGCTAATTGCTGTTCATATTCCCTCCTCGACTACAGAGACAAATGAGCAATTTCAGGTTGCAGAAAATAAAAATCTGAATATAAGAAAACCTAGGTCCTTAATTTCAACCATCTAGAACCCACGCAAATGCTACTTGCTATgcaaaataatatcaaaaaggATTATAACCAGCTCCAGGCTATCAAGAAACTCAGTCTCATCATCATCCAATGCTTTTGGAGGTCCtgcaatacaaataaatatgaaaacgAGCAATGAACTGTCTGGCAATTTTTTCAAATTGAACAAACTTCCAAAAGCATCAAATGAAATTATGTGATTCCACTCACTATGCTTAAACCTTTCATTAAACTCTGCATCTTTTTTGTCCTTATTCTCCTTTAAGATCTGCGGCAAGTTATTTATCAACCAGATATTGAAAAAGAACAAGCTTGAAAAGATTATCAATGAATGCAAAAGTAATACACACCAAAATGTACTATTGGCTTATAGCATTAACTATTCACAAAAGCCATGAGTGAAGAAGGAGCATAAAGAGCTTTTCTTGGTTGGATCATAAGAGTAAAGCCTTTGTTCCAAACTTCATTGAAGGATCTTCAACTCAAACTTATCAAGAAACATAGTGATGTAATTTAAGTGTAATTTAGGCCCGTTGCAAAGTAAAAAGTATAACACCTTATGTtcagttttttcattttattagcACAAAACAGCTATTCCATTTACTCGAATAGGATAAACATACTAAGTTTTGGCCAAACATTAAAAGTTGGCTCGTTTTCAAGTATTTCTTTACCTAGTAAGCTGTGACTTTCCTAATTGTGTAAATTTAATGAGAATTCCGTGTGTTGTCATTTTTTCCCTGACATAGTACAAGATACGATATCGTTTCCAAGGATTAAATTCAAGTTAAAACCCTTCCCCAAataaatacacaaaactttCTGTTCCTCCAGGCAAAAGCTTAATCAGGGCCAACTTCAAATCCAAAGAACAGTAAGTTCTTCCAATTAAGACAGACCAAAAATGTTGTTGTTAGTTGTTACCCTatagtatttttattatatgcaAACCTATTATAAATAGAGAAAGTGTCAACCTCGAACTTTTTATCATCGGTTTCAACTCAAATTCTTGAAACCATCAAACAACACTAGTTCCAGCAAAAATATGTTGTTACTCGCAGAtactttttgttcttgaaaaacCAGCAaagttagatcaagtggttgATACCCTTGTCTATGGAGACAGAGCTCGGGTTCTAAACTCATGTCTTGCAAGGCCAAAGGTCCTTTTCTAACTAAGAACCTAGAAGCAGTCTTTCTACCTTGTATAgaatctcaaatctcaacccccatacaccgtcgtggtattaggacccaaaacccgtggaagatgACATTTGGTATTACTTATTCACACCCATGTAACCTATCTAATATAGCCACTGAATTTACCATCACCAATATATCTATTAAGTTGCTGCTGTGTTGTTGTTTTGTGCttttattgttgtttattaCTCGTATCATTTATCGtgtttacacacacacaaacttgGATACTATAataacaaatcactaaattaaTTATTACCAGTTTGCCAGCATAAGAGATTAAGAGGAGTATGGGGATAAATATGTATGAAAGATGGAAAAAGGTACCTCAAAAAGGGGGCGATCTCGTTGGGCAGTTCCATCCTCAACTCTTGGTCCTCTTGCTTTTTTAGCTTCCTCCAACtgcgtgtgtatatataatatatattcattcattaattaaaatgagctaattaaatatcaacaaatcaatcaatcaatgttgatatgataaattaattaattaattggtgTACCTGAGACTCTGATACAAAATTCATCAGCCTAGGTGGCGGAGGAGCATCagccatttttctttttctttttcacctCCAGCGCCGTTCGTTTCgttatttacttgcttactTCATTgggaaataaaagaaataataaaataatgattattttattaaaaaaaaatgaaaagaaaaaacaagacaCTGGAATAAGCGAATAGACTAGGTTATTTTTTATCACAAAGGTACTGGTTTGTGATGAATATTTTACATCTAAGTTTTTGCCACATACAACGACTAATGTTTTAGACGGTAGATATTATATAGTGTTTGTATTTATATTGCGGTATTGGTAATGGTAATGAGCCTAATCCGGCAATAGCCGGGTTTGAAGAAGGTACGATGTAGACAACTTTACCCTTATACAAAAGTAGAGAGACCGCTTCTAAAAGAACCCCGATCCTAAAATATTCTCAACAGCAAAGTAAAACCTAAGCCGAAAGAGAAAAAACACTCAATTATATCAAAACActcaattatataaaaaaaataataataaattatattaagttTATCATTACCTTTTGCCTAATATTAtatagagaaaatgtcacaaatggtccctgtggttatTCATATTATCATTTCGCCaccctatatttttttttctttgtaaatcGTCCTTTGGTTTTTCATTTTCGTTGCTAGAAGTTTCTGACACTAACATCCGTTAGTTTAAGGTCATTAGTGATGGCATAATCGTCTATTTACATAAAAAGAAACACCCTTCTTCCTCTTTCTTCTCCCTTCTTTCTCCAGCCACCAACACCAAAAAAATCCGATCAAACACAAAACTCTATATCCAGATTCAtgtttctctttctctctacaGATCTTTCATCTCCATCTTCTTCAattttaacataaaatatttttaattagattAAAACCATAAATAAAAATCCTAAGATCTGGGTCTACAGATGATTATCTTCATGCTTAGAACATAATACAAATTAaagattaaacataattaaattaattatttattctcaaaaaaGAGTTATGGTTGTCTTTACGCCTTAGAAACCTATACGCATAAAAACGTTACAGTATCCTATAACCCATTTTGTACAAGTGTAAATGGAAATACAACTTATTGCTTTTTTTGTGAGTTGTCAACTAAAAACATAAAGATCCTGATATATAGTAAGTTTTACATAGCATGTGTGATTACAACTCATCCATGGTTGTCTAGTAAAAGCCATCCAATCATGTTCCTTTAAATGTATATTGATCTATACATTTGGAATATTCAGAGGTTAAATATTGATCTAGTAAAATCCGACTTACTTTTCCCCAAATCTAAACTTATTAGCTCCACCGAAAACAATTCTTCTTATTTCATCTTATACGCCACATCGATTGAGTAAAGACCTTTATCTGCTACTCTGCCTTCGATCGCCGTGAAAATATCACCGACGTCACCGTCTTCAGTAGCAGCAGTACCGTCGTCATCGGTTAACTTTCCCCCTTTTACTCTTTCGTATGCATCGGACATATTGATTCAAGAAACAAACAATAAAACTCCAATATTATTACTGGTGATCTATGtatatatctttattattactataattatTGAGTGAACTTTCATGATTTTGGTTCTTAAAGAGATGGGTATTGAATAATTGATTGAATTTGAGTGTTGGTTACATTTGAAACTTGATTGAATTTGAGTattgattaaattttgttactgACAAAGTTATGGTGGTTGAAGTTGGATACAAAatgtgtttgtgtatatataagcatataaagtgtatatatacatacattgttAATTAACAATTGTTTTTATCACATATAGTCCCTTGCTTGTTAAaaggacgattataccctcacgtggtaTGCACGTGAGGAGTTTTAACGCGtaaaactaacagaagttagtgctAGGGACTGTTggtaataaaaatgaaaagccAAAGGACggtttgcaacgaaaaaaaaacacatgggGTGAAATGATAATATGAACAACTACAGGGACTAtctgtgacattttctctattatatattaacatgttTGTGTTGATTGCATATCACAAAGAATTTGTAATAAGTTTATCATTACCTATTTCAAAAGTCACAAAATTGATCAACATATACAAACAAGTTTAGCCGAACCTAACCAAGTCAGGTTTGATGCCAACTAAGTTCGAACTCAGCTGGTCATGAGTTTTATGTGTCGATCTTGAGTTTCTAGCCGAACCGAACCAAGTCGGGTTCAAATTTTAACTTAGTTTGAACTTGGTAGGTCATGAGTTTCACGTGTCAACCTTGAGTTTGACCAAGTATTTTTGGAGACTCGAGCTCaaattttttaatcaatatattCATTTTTAGTTATTAGATAACTATTTatgtaaaatgataaaaatgtaattattattgttattaccaTACTCCTAGTTAAATTCCCTGTCTTTTGTGTTCATTTCATACATCAAATTATGATCACTTATCCTGTAGAGTGTGAGGTGATGAATTTGATCGTAAACGCCATTGTTTAGGCTACAATTGAGATTTGCAATATCATGAACATCAAAAACAAGAATAGAGACATGAATTTCCAACATATTTACAGCAAGATCGCTTCTTTTTGCAAGTATAATTGGTAATCTTGGTTACATAACATACACAAACGCGGGGAATAACTATCAGGACTATGCAAGCTCAAGAGCCTTTGATACATTTGGGGTTTCTGCAGGCTCATGCAGCATGACTGCATTATCTGCTAGCTTAAGATCTGAGAGGGCTTGACTCAGTGATTCAGCTGTTTCTGATATTTCATGTTCCCTTATGGTACCATCTGCTGATGACATCTTATTGTCTGCTTCCATGAGTTTATCCAATTCATCTTCGATATCTTCATCAAATTCTTCATAAGATGAAACCGACCCTGAATCCACATAAACTCGTCTAAGAAAAAGATACTAAGATCTTGATGAAGCTATTCTTTTCTTGGTATAggaatacaaataacaaaaattaaggAACTTGTGGAAGTACCTATGACTTTATCTACTTCCTTTTGTGAACTAATTGTGTCATCAAGTTCATCTATGCAGTGCTGCACTTCTTCTATGGTGATTATCTTATCCTTCATTGCCTTTGTGCCAGTTTTAATAGCTTCAAAAACCTTCCAGAAGAAAGTAACATGTGAGTAGAGACGGCAAAATGGGAGAGACAGAGGGGATGTGTGACGGGCTATACCAATACGAGTCAGATTAAGTTGACCTGAACCATTTTTTGTTAATTACTGTATTAGATTGACCTGTAAACCAATAAAAGATTGAACAAACCTCTTTTGAGTCTTCAGCATCAGCTATGGCTCTGAGGACTTCCTCTACTCGCCTTAAAAAAACATCACATTTTTCTCTACTTTCAGAGGACTGCTTCAGTTCCCTAGCGTGCCTTAACGCAATAGCTTTGTTCCCAGCTTTTAGAGAAGCCAAAGCTAACATTTTGGACCTACAGAATGACAGTATAACACATGCCATCTTAAAAAACTTCTTTAATCAACTTATGCGATCAATTATTTTGCCTTAAATGTCAACATAAGATATGAAGCAATTGTCTTTTTATACTTGCTTGAGAGAACCACTAGAGAGtaatgtttcttttatttttttgatgcGGAGCATTATAAACTTTAGTTATCCTTAGATACTATCCCGATCAAATTGTGAAGAATATTAATGTTAAGATATGCAACACTATCAGTCAAGTCCGTAGTTTATATGGGTTTGCAAATTCATTAATTGCGCCTACGGTCCCTTATATATTATAGTAAAGTAATACCACAATTTGTCTTATAACAGAATAATTATCCCTCACAACCATCCACAAGCTGGCATACAAAAATAGCCTATACTTACTTGACATAACGTTGATCGATCATATTAATATGTACTTGGAGCTTCTCTGCTGTCCAAGTCAAATGCAGCACATCACAATCTGAACTTGTAATACCAGAAACTGTCTTGGAAGAAAGCGAGACTTTCACACCCTGTTATAGAAAATCTCAGAGTATAAGTAATTATTGCTTCAACTACAATTCAAAGTTTCAAACCAATGTCATAACTGActaaagaataataatatgGTTACAAGTACCTCTATAAGATCCTCCCGTCTGATAGCAAGGTACTTGGCTTTCCCATGTTTTGACAAGTGGCTCAAAATCACTGATGCTTCTTTTGCCCCTCCACAAATCACTTGGAACTTGTTCATCGTGATAATGCATGATGAAGTCCAGTGATCGTCCACCAAACATTTAATAACTTCATCAGATTTCTcctatatattcaaaataaagACCCATTAACTACTACCTTACATCATAATCAAGACATGCTTCTTTCAGCCTTTCAGGCAAATGACACAAAAAGTTACTCAACCTATAGCAATATTATGTTCAAGGTACTAAACTTTTTATGGTAATTGCTATTAATATAAACATCACACTTATGTTTGGCACACAAAAAATAGGACTTTTGTTGGTCGTTACCACTCCACACGTCACCACCGTGCATCTACGATTCACAACGCTAATGAGTATTTAGAAATATACAGAAACAGACCTGAGCATGTCAATTATTCATTTATTCTAGAACTGGTTTAGTAGAATACTCTAGCTTTAAAAATGCAATGTAAGAATTCAATACATCCAACATCAAATCAGCTCTTCCTATTCAATATTTATCTCTCTAGGTTGACTAATGGTTACTAGAAATTCGACTGAAATTGGTGATTTGATGATAGAGCAGCTACCTAAAAAGCTTGGTACCTAAAAAGGGAAATCTAGTATAAGTTGACTAACTTTATGTGTCGTTTGCCCTGATTTCGTTAAGTCATGACACGTTCTACCGGttatatgcatatatagttttattatacCCTACCTAACTACCTACCTCTAAGAGAGTTGAAACAATGTAATCGTCTTCGGATGAGAATGCGGGTTTAGACAAGGGAAGGAAATGTCTAACTTTGCGAAACAACCGAGTGAGTTGACCACTCTTTGGATCAATAACATCACTACTACACGAAAGAAGCTCACCGCAATTATACATTTCAACCTGAAGTACATAAACAATGAtaacatttactttttttatatgaaaaaaaaaaatttttaataaatatagtaCTTACTAGTTACTAGTAGAAAAGCAAGTAAAAAGAAACTAACCAATACATCATCAATACATAAAGGAATTAAGCCTCCTTTATTAAACCATACATTTTTaacctaaaaaaataaaaagaatgagCAAAAGATCAATTAActtgttatatattaataattaaggAGTGATTAATAAATTTGGTAGGGGATTCGCACCACAAACAAACACTGACCACAGAAGGGCGAATGATGAAGATGTCGAGATGGTTAGCGATTTTGATAATTAAATCTCTCCAGAAATGATAGCGTGGCTCCCAGTCAGATTTTTGGCCGCTGAAAGCTTTAAATCGTGCGCTGGTCATTACATCCGAATCCCAATCAGGAACTTCTTTCTCTATTATTTCTCTTACTTCCATCATTTGTTTTCTGTAATCAAACTATGGCCTGTTTCATCAGTCAAATTTTGGTGTAGTAGAATgagggaatttttttttttagatatatttaaagGCCTGAAAATATAGAAGTTGAAAGAAATTTGTTCGATGAGCAAATGTTAAACAAAAGGGGGTGTATTTACTTTTCCAGAATTATTTTTAACAAGATCACGAAATTAGAAAGGGAATTTTGGgaattttggtaaatatttttgtgtttactCGCTAAGTAAATATCATCAAAATAGGACTAAATCGACTTCACACATATCACCTTATCACCAAATTAGATAGAAATTCAAGGAATTATGGTTAtgattatctatatctatatctatatctatctatactatattataaagcagattttccctaaattttcaacattgaactcgattttaagtacttccccaaaatgcccctcctatctattctgtatttatttaaaataactctaataccctttctctcttttcaaatctcaaccaatcatcttttttctctttcctccataaatcatttattcctccaattcattcaaaatcttttatctcaaaaaccgtacatcgataaattataaaaattgtatgggtgttcttaaaatttcatgctctttcattagagttgtcattcgatatacttttgacaaatttttaaattcaagggcggagcccgtacagctaaggcatttgactatcatactctatgacatatcaactcctataacctatcatactctatgacctaggtatcacccaccatctcaccgccgcaacgcgtgggtacttgctctcgttataTTATAGAGCAGATTCCCCGTCTAGTTTCGACATTTACTCTTCCAAAGTGCCCCTTCTATCAGTTCTATATTTACCaaacactctttctctctcctaaaatctcaaccaatcatcttttttctctctcctccataaatcatttactctcccaattcattcaaaatcttttatctcacaaaccgtacatcgataaattataaaaattatatgggtattcttaaaaatTCATGCTCCttcattagatatgtcattcgatatactttcgacgaatttttaaatccgatggcggaacccgtacggttaaagcctttggctatcacactttatgacctatcatcccaccatctcaccgccgtaacgcgcgggtacttactttTGTCGTTAAATAAAAAGGATTTCACTTACAACTTCATATTCATAATAATCAAAGTTGCAACAAAAAAGTTAGGGCTAGTTTGGCTGTAAAAAAtagtttctattttttttttttctaatattttgtaaaatgaaaggggttttattaattttagaaACAAGTTTTAACaagaaaactagaaaaaaagttttatgggggggttaaaatgaaaatgaaaaataagaaaaacatgtttttaagttttctattaaaaagtgaaaaacattgttttttgttttcttgaaaaacatttttcaaaaaccatgattagaacgcgttttctgttttccatATAATCTTGAAAAATAAAGATTGTTTTCTgcaaccaaacgcgccctaagaactttggtaacttttttttttttgtaaagtaaaTATTTTATTCACACTCACCCCGGTGCAACACCGGCGGTGTAATATAC
Coding sequences within:
- the LOC122593245 gene encoding uncharacterized protein LOC122593245 isoform X2, encoding MMEVREIIEKEVPDWDSDVMTSARFKAFSGQKSDWEPRYHFWRDLIIKIANHLDIFIIRPSVEKSDEVIKCLVDDHWTSSCIITMNKFQVICGGAKEASVILSHLSKHGKAKYLAIRREDLIEGVKVSLSSKTVSGITSSDCDVLHLTWTAEKLQVHINMIDQRYVKSKMLALASLKAGNKAIALRHARELKQSSESREKCDVFLRRVEEVLRAIADAEDSKEVFEAIKTGTKAMKDKIITIEEVQHCIDELDDTISSQKEVDKVIGSVSSYEEFDEDIEDELDKLMEADNKMSSADGTIREHEISETAESLSQALSDLKLADNAVMLHEPAETPNVSKALELA
- the LOC122592864 gene encoding PSME3-interacting protein, with product MADAPPPPRLMNFVSESQLEEAKKARGPRVEDGTAQRDRPLFEILKENKDKKDAEFNERFKHRPPKALDDDETEFLDSLELSRREYEQQLASDEAQQLRSFQEEVAARSAVLHELKETPVVSSKPPEQAFAEKKPRARSVGVVIKVKPQAKKPRTDQQVNSDECKEILTEHHSATISTTDTEIPSRPIQNAVTGGLVSYSDESDDE
- the LOC122593245 gene encoding charged multivesicular body protein 7 isoform X1 yields the protein MMEVREIIEKEVPDWDSDVMTSARFKAFSGQKSDWEPRYHFWRDLIIKIANHLDIFIIRPSVVKNVWFNKGGLIPLCIDDVLVEMYNCGELLSCSSDVIDPKSGQLTRLFRKVRHFLPLSKPAFSSEDDYIVSTLLEEKSDEVIKCLVDDHWTSSCIITMNKFQVICGGAKEASVILSHLSKHGKAKYLAIRREDLIEGVKVSLSSKTVSGITSSDCDVLHLTWTAEKLQVHINMIDQRYVKSKMLALASLKAGNKAIALRHARELKQSSESREKCDVFLRRVEEVLRAIADAEDSKEVFEAIKTGTKAMKDKIITIEEVQHCIDELDDTISSQKEVDKVIGSVSSYEEFDEDIEDELDKLMEADNKMSSADGTIREHEISETAESLSQALSDLKLADNAVMLHEPAETPNVSKALELA